A genomic stretch from Fusarium musae strain F31 chromosome 9, whole genome shotgun sequence includes:
- a CDS encoding hypothetical protein (EggNog:ENOG41), producing the protein MRSWSCDFGHESPMVFEFEHQWRSHILQPHPEYLKAPDPRTLGAYSARKQKHFHRDEFACPLCERIPAEAQKMLETGQHEPGQVRRLVLNHIAGELQSLSMMAVPPLDEVTYKTVDYDPNPVVPKDFTHVDFQDDAGRTALSFAAQAGDVEAIDKLLDKQADFELADTDGHTPLLWAAREGHEEAVKCLAAANGHTGVARVLRLKGADVNAADDMNHTPLSLAVSGTNEDVLRLLLDASPDLETTDHETLKTPLHWATFRNRPANVELLLKYGADIEATATGFKTALYVASANGYLDVVQLPLKKGANTKASDPIFRQAPLSVAPEFGHEDVVRVLLVHRAEVEAKGFEGLTARDQAVKRGHTEIAKFPETKQG; encoded by the exons ATGCGCTCATGGTCCTGCGATTTCGGCCATGAAAGCCCGATGGTCTTTGAGTTCGAACATCAATGGCGCAGCCACATCCTTCAGCCTCACCCAGAATATCTAAAGGCTCCTGATCCACGCACTCTTGGTGCCTATTCTGCCAGGAAACAGAAGCATTTTCATCGGGATGAATTCGCCTGCCCACTTTGCGAGCGAATCCCCGCAGAGGCACAGAAGATGCTGGAAACTGGTCAACATGAACCAGGTCAAGTGCGACGCTTGGTCCTGAATCATATTGCCGGTGAGTTACAGTCTCTGTCTATGATGGCTGTTCCTCCTTTAGATGAAGTCACTTATAAAACGGTCGACTATGATCCAAACCCGGTGGTTCCCAAAGACTTTACCCACGTGGACTTTCAGGACGATGCTGGTCGAACCGCCTTATCATTTGCTGCCCAGGCTGGCGACGTCGAGGCCATTGACAAGTTGCTCGATAAGCAAGCAGATTTTGAACTGGCCGATACAGATGGACATACACCCTTGCTCTGGGCAGCACGTGAAGgccatgaagaagctgtcaagtGCCTT GCCGCTGCTAACGGACACACTGGCGTTGCACGGGTACTACGCCTGAAAGGTGCGGACGTTAATGCAGCCGATGATATGAATCACACCCCGCTATCTTTGGCAGTTTCAGGAACAAACGAAGACGTTTTGCGGCTTCTCCTTGACGCCAGCCCAGATCTCGAGACAACAGACCATGAGACTTTAAAAACGCCACTCCACTGGGCGACTTTCAGAAACAGACCGGCGAACGTAGAGCTACTTCTAAAGTATGGAGCCGATATCGAAGCCACTGCTACCGGATTCAAAACGGCGCTGTATGTAGCTTCGGCAAATGGATACCTTGATGTCGTCCAGCTACCCCTCAAGAAGGGGGCAAACACGAAAGCCTCTGACCCTATATTCCGTCAGGCTCCTTTGTCAGTGGCACCTGAGTTTGGACATGAAGACGTGGTCCGAGTGCTGTTGGTACACAGGGCCGAGGTTGAGGCGAAGGGCTTCGAAGGCCTTACAGCGCGGGACCAGGCTGTTAAAAGGGGGCACACTGAGATCGCTAAATTTCCCGAAACCAAACAGGGGTAG